Part of the Lytechinus pictus isolate F3 Inbred chromosome 18, Lp3.0, whole genome shotgun sequence genome, atatattatgttccGCGGTACTCTGCGATTACTACCGAGGCCTGTAACGTCATGCTTGTTTCTACTTCCCTCTCATTTATTTAGATACCACAATTCGCCACGCGATGTCATTGATCACGTGGTACTGCCGTGTACGGTTGAGACGTCACAACATGGACACCGAAAATAGGAAGCTTCTTAATGAGATACACGCTTTGTGTCAGACTAAAGCAGCACAGCGCCCCCAAGATCAGCACCCGACCCTGATCAGTGCATCCGTCAACACCAGTCTTGACCTATTCTTCCGGGTCCAGAAGTACCCACCGGGATCAGAGGTCATTGTGACCGCAATCAACACGTCCGACACCGTGCAGGTACTGCTGCATCATGGACTTCAGGTGATTCCTTTGGATGTTACAAGGGGTCAGCTCTCACCAGACCTTGAAGCCCTGAGGCTTCTCATCAATGAAAGCACGGTGGCTATACTAGTGACGCACCTATTTGGGCGGGTGTGTGACCTGTCGGCCGTCACCGAACTCGCCCATGAGCATGGGGTTCATGTTCTTGAAGACTGTTCCCAGGCCTGCATGGCGCCAGCCTATTCCACGAATCCAGAATCTGATCTCGTATTCTTCAACTTTGGGGTGATCTACCCGTGCACTGCGTTCGGTGGCGGCATCACAAGGATCAAGGATAAATATCTCCTTGAGAAAATGGACAAACTACAGGAAACATATAGCCAAGGATCTGAAGTAGAGTATATCCGAAAGGCTTTTAAATGCACCTTAACCGCAAAAGCTCTCCAGTATCCTCGCCTTTTATCTATGTTTTCTTCTTTGGCCAGACTTGTTCTTGTTGATCTCAAAAAGATCGTCAATGATTCCTTAACATCGCCCCCTACGGCTGGTCTGGTGCGTAATATGCGTCAGAGTCCTCCAACTTCGATGACATTTATGCTTTTTCAAAGGTGAAAAATAATATGTCTAGATCCACATCACTTTAATGTTTATTTAGatgtaaatcatttttaaaaatgaatgtttataaTACATACACAATTCAGTCAAAATAatctatgtatttattattcatttgttttttaattacgATCTAACcaattttaccttatttttgatGGCAGCGAATAGCCACTGCCCGCGATCAAACTATAACTTTTCATTTTagaaagagggaaaaagaaCATCTTCATTCCTAAAAAGTTACTCAAAAATTCAATCCCTGTAAACTTGTTCATCAATACTAAATTAATTGATGATAGAGATAATTTATGCCTGTGATATCGATGTCCCTTTCTTGTTGTTTCCACGAACAGATTAAAGCATTTC contains:
- the LOC129282089 gene encoding uncharacterized protein LOC129282089 encodes the protein MDSDTSTNLQRLPDMVALLLDDVVKYSVSASGFAVLVVVFFVYCVCCHRRDGSERDVNRVPYDCLFIDTTIRHAMSLITWYCRVRLRRHNMDTENRKLLNEIHALCQTKAAQRPQDQHPTLISASVNTSLDLFFRVQKYPPGSEVIVTAINTSDTVQVLLHHGLQVIPLDVTRGQLSPDLEALRLLINESTVAILVTHLFGRVCDLSAVTELAHEHGVHVLEDCSQACMAPAYSTNPESDLVFFNFGVIYPCTAFGGGITRIKDKYLLEKMDKLQETYSQGSEVEYIRKAFKCTLTAKALQYPRLLSMFSSLARLVLVDLKKIVNDSLTSPPTAGLVRNMRQSPPTSMTFMLFQRLKHFDSNGVERSQDVGDYVSDRLPQVAGQIGNDALIRGYWLFPILVDNPDEVCQRLNRLGIAAARGLAQIELIVSPSTTPDAPPTNLVGIDETRCQPTTASFIMDHIIYLPVHRGVPRHHLDQVCLAVEIVLNKLAILARYHASLGSRQKETHHGPYGPITPRRNKESCRRRMVSSNRNATSKMQQAIAANANRNDLT